A genomic region of Balearica regulorum gibbericeps isolate bBalReg1 chromosome 8, bBalReg1.pri, whole genome shotgun sequence contains the following coding sequences:
- the OLFML2B gene encoding olfactomedin-like protein 2B: MARPLPLLLCLAALGAGCRAGSTPAGTAGPSAEPLQDEADNQENILSQLLGDYDKVKAVSEGSDCRCKCLVRPLGRGACQRINEGAFKAEDFYTVETITSGPSCKCACVAPPSALNPCEGDFRLKKLREAESSDLKLSSIVEMLESAFYGLDLLKLHSVTTKLVGRVEKLEEGMSRKFTQEGHQAGASVEEAPQDPHRRDRENCSSLITNSLADIESSLQRDAEAAYMHTEGKYEERFLKDETISQQINSVESLPELHLSLEDEKPKQLLQRKLRVRSRPPSKPTIVRGVTYYKAQSTESENDIEEQPDELFSGDNTVDLLIEDQLLRPSGQAGEGVRKPSPVGWPPTPGSDPTTPPAADTAATATVPMSPATSTGPTPDPTTVSRLTPAPETTTAPSGLVEEGTPQLPAALASTVVATTTEILPTATSAVPSPAMATTAGTSRDAGTIPALESSPGTWGQASTPATLVSPTIPATPKQALEEEDIRNIIGRCKDTLSTISGPTTQNTYGRNEGAWMKDPLAREERIYVTNYYYGNTLVEFRNLDNFKQGRWSNSYKLPYSWIGTGHVVYNGSFYYNRAFTRNIIKYDLKQRYVAAWAMLHDVAYEESTPWRWRGHSDVDFAVDENGLWVIYPAISYEGFNQEVIVLSKLNAADLSTQKETTWRTGLRKNFYGNCFVICGVLYAVDSYNKRNANISYAFDTHTNTQIIPRLLFENEYAYTTQIDYNPKDRLLYAWDNGHQVTYHVIFAY, encoded by the exons CTGTTAGGTGACTACGACAAGGTGAAGGCGGTGTCCGAAGGCTCCGACTGCCGGTGCAAATGCCTGGTCAGACCCCTGGGCCGCGGTGCCTGCCAAAGGATTAACGAAGGCGCTTTCAAAGCGGAGGACTTTTACACGGTGGAAACCATCACGTCAGGACCCAGCTGCAAGTGTGCGTGCGTGGCCCCCCCCTCGGCGCTCAATCCTTGCGAGGGGGACTTCAGGCTGAAGAAGCTGCGGGAGGCGGAGAGCAGCGACCTGAAG CTGTCCTCCATCGTCGAGATGCTGGAAAGCGCCTTTTACGGCTTAGACCTTCTGAAGCTGCACTCGGTCACGACCAAGCTGGTGGGTCGGGTGGAAAAGCTTGAGGAG GGCATGTCCAGAAAGTTCACGCAGGAAGGCCATCAGGCAGGAGCCAGCGTGGAGGAGGCTCCGCAGGATCCCCACCGCAGGGACAGGGAGAACTGCTCCAGTCTCATCACCAACAGCCTCGCCGACATCGAGAGCTCACTGCAGCGGGACGCCGAGGCTGCCTACATGCACACAGAG GGCAAATATGAAGAAAGATTCCTGAAGGATGAGACCATTTCCCAGCAGATCAACTCTGTCGAGTCCCTCCCGGAGCTGCACCTCTCTCTGGAGGATGAGAAGCCCAAGCAGCTCTTGCAGAGGAAGCTGCGTGTGAGGAGCCGGCCTCCTTCCAAGCCCACCATCGTCCGAGGGGTCACCTACTACAAAGCCCAGTCCACCGAGTCGGAGAACGACATCGAGGAGCAGC CGGACGAGCTGTTCAGTGGGGACAACACGGTGGACCTGCTGATCGAGGACCAGCTCCTGAGGCCCAGCGGCCAGGCGGGTGAGGGCGTGAGGAAGCCCTCCCCGGTGGGATGGCCGCCCACCCCTGGCAGCGACCCCACCACCCCGCCGGCTGCCGACACCGCCGCGACAGCCACGGTGCCCATGTCCCCTGCCACGTCCACGGGGCCCACACCAGACCCCACCACTGTGAGCCGGCTGACCCCCGCCCCAGAGACCACGACTGCCCCGTCAGGGCTGGTGGAGGAGGGGACCCCGCAGCTACCGGCAGCCTTGGCCAGCACAGTGGTGGCCACAACCACGGAGATCCTGCCCACAGCCACCAgcgctgtccccagccctgctatGGCCACAACCGCCGGGACCTCAAGGGACGCGGGGACAATCCCTGCCCTGGAGAGCAGCCCAGGAACTTGGGGACAGGCAAGCACCCCCGCAACGCTCGTCAGCCCCACCATCCCTGCCACCCCAAAGCAGGccctggaggaggaggacatCAGGAACATCATCG GTCGCTGCAAGGACACGCTGTCCACCATCTCGGGGCCCACCACCCAGAACACCTACGGGCGCAATGAGGGGGCCTGGATGAAGGACCCCCTGGCCCGGGAGGAGCGGATCTACGTCACCAACTACTACTACGGGAACACGCTGGTGGAGTTCAGGAATCTCGACAACTTCAAGCAAG GGCGCTGGAGCAACTCCTACAAGCTCCCGTACAGCTGGATCGGGACGGGGCACGTTGTCTACAACGGCTCCTTCTACTACAACCGAGCCTTCACGCGCAACATCATCAAATACGACCTGAAGCAGCGGTACGTGGCTGCCTGGGCCATGCTGCATGACGTGGCCTACGAGGAGTCCACCCCATGGCGGTGGCGGGGCCACTCAGACGTTGACTTTGCCGTGGATGAGAACGGCCTGTGGGTCATCTACCCGGCCATCAGCTACGAGGGCTTCAACCAGGAGGTGATCGTGCTGAGCAAGCTGAACGCGGCCGACCTCAGCACCCAGAAGGAGACCACGTGGCGGACGGGGCTGCGGAAGAACTTCTACGGGAACTGCTTTGTCATCTGCGGGGTCCTGTATGCGGTTGACAGCTACAACAAGAGGAACGCCAACATCTCCTACGCCTTTGACACGCACACCAACACGCAGATCATCCCCCGGCTGCTCTTTGAGAATGAGTACGCCTACACCACGCAGATAGACTATAACCCCAAGGACCGCCTGCTCTACGCCTGGGACAATGGGCACCAAGTCACCTACCACGTCATCTTTGCCTACTGA